A single region of the Microbulbifer sp. MKSA007 genome encodes:
- a CDS encoding Glu/Leu/Phe/Val dehydrogenase dimerization domain-containing protein, with protein MSIFSHSAYDKHEQVAFYQDAKSGLKAIIAVHNTNLGPSLGGCRMWPYADDGEALNDVLRLSRGMTYKSAMAGLKLGGGKAVIIGDPRKEKTPELLRAMGEFINTLGGRYITAEDSGTSVSDMSVIGETTEFVSGLFAGSEYGGDPSPSTAYGVFVGLKAAVEHRWGKTDLTGLKVSIQGVGNVGFRLGKLLKDAGAELFVTDIFQDNIDRAVTELGAIAVTADEIFDLDVDLFAPCAMGAILNDDTISRLKVQAIAGAANNQLAEERHAEVLREKGILYAPDYVINAGGIIDVYYQQKGDYDAAEVRAHIEEIGSTMKEVFERADETGQTTAHVADRVAEERFGHHTVVGEAEDKSGTVAA; from the coding sequence ATGAGTATTTTTTCCCATTCCGCCTACGATAAACACGAACAAGTGGCGTTTTACCAAGATGCAAAGAGTGGCTTGAAGGCCATTATCGCGGTACACAATACGAATTTGGGTCCTTCACTGGGTGGCTGCCGCATGTGGCCCTACGCCGACGATGGCGAGGCCCTGAATGATGTTCTTCGCCTTTCCCGTGGTATGACTTATAAGTCTGCGATGGCTGGTCTCAAGTTGGGTGGTGGCAAAGCCGTAATTATTGGTGATCCGCGCAAGGAAAAGACCCCTGAGTTACTGCGCGCTATGGGTGAGTTTATTAATACCCTGGGCGGCCGTTATATCACTGCTGAAGATTCCGGCACAAGTGTGTCTGATATGAGTGTTATCGGTGAGACAACCGAGTTTGTTTCCGGCCTGTTTGCGGGCTCCGAGTATGGTGGTGATCCTTCCCCTTCGACTGCTTACGGTGTGTTTGTCGGCCTGAAAGCTGCGGTAGAGCACCGCTGGGGCAAGACTGACCTGACCGGCTTAAAAGTGTCTATTCAGGGTGTGGGCAACGTTGGTTTCCGCCTGGGTAAACTATTGAAAGATGCCGGTGCGGAACTGTTTGTCACCGATATTTTCCAAGACAACATCGATCGCGCGGTTACCGAGCTGGGTGCCATAGCCGTAACTGCCGATGAGATTTTTGACCTGGACGTAGATCTGTTTGCCCCCTGTGCGATGGGAGCAATTCTCAACGATGACACCATCAGCCGCTTGAAAGTGCAGGCTATTGCTGGTGCGGCCAACAACCAGTTGGCGGAAGAGCGCCATGCTGAAGTGCTTCGCGAGAAAGGTATTTTGTACGCACCGGACTATGTCATTAATGCTGGCGGTATTATCGATGTTTACTACCAGCAAAAAGGTGATTACGACGCTGCAGAAGTGCGCGCTCATATCGAAGAGATTGGCAGCACGATGAAAGAAGTGTTCGAGCGTGCCGATGAAACCGGCCAGACCACCGCTCACGTAGCGGACCGGGTTGCCGAGGAGCGCTTTGGTCACCATACGGTTGTAGGCGAGGCCGAAGACAAGTCTGGTACTGTGGCAGCGTAA
- a CDS encoding VacB/RNase II family 3'-5' exoribonuclease — MLNADALKQLSQLKTDIRSSKEFAEGRVRGSNGKFGFVELDDGREAFLPPNEMERVFPGDRVRVSLSEENKGKLAAELDALIDSQLDYLVGQYVQRGQGHFIQPTQNGLSRWIFLPPKARGKAQPGEFIACKVNRHPFKDGRAQAKVETVIGKPDMPGIEHAYVVAQFKLPEQFGAAAQKQADTIAEKLTTVTGERTELSELGFATIDAETTRDMDDALAVSSRDGGWTLHIAIADPSSLIDENSPLDKEAFNRAHSQYLPGETLPMLPRNLCENLFSLVPGELRPALVIHIDIDSDGTIGNSRYEFAAIRSQHKLSYEQVSRFIEGDDSAVPQEQQDSLRNLAAIYEARAAYRASHSLAMEDRPDYEIRLNDQRKIERIEKQERNIAQRMVEEAMLATNISMGGKLAEIEQGCFSVHLGFREERMGEVRSLLKELLPEHAEADLGQLEHYLALVKHLENHEEPQMNNLLAVLKRMLRPGQLDNKVGAHLGLGLEAYATVTSPIRKYNDLHNHRVLRAAAQGEKASTLADDKIESLQESLIRGRQANRALEQWLYAQFIEKKVGQEFTGKITLVNGAGIGVRLDDFGIDGFVRMNGDKKNLPAFDGKHLVLTHNEKRFHLEQEVSVKVASVDVDKRRIAFELNAEKTEAADAAQK, encoded by the coding sequence ATGCTGAATGCCGACGCTCTAAAACAACTTTCGCAACTGAAAACAGATATTCGCTCCAGTAAGGAGTTTGCCGAAGGCCGGGTTCGCGGCAGTAACGGCAAGTTTGGCTTCGTTGAGTTGGATGACGGGAGGGAAGCCTTCCTGCCTCCCAATGAAATGGAGCGTGTATTTCCCGGTGACCGGGTTCGAGTAAGTCTCTCCGAAGAGAACAAGGGTAAACTCGCAGCAGAGCTCGATGCATTGATCGACAGCCAGCTCGACTACCTTGTTGGCCAGTATGTACAGCGCGGCCAGGGCCACTTTATCCAGCCCACGCAAAATGGCCTGTCCCGCTGGATTTTTCTCCCTCCCAAGGCTCGCGGCAAGGCCCAACCGGGAGAGTTTATTGCCTGCAAAGTAAACCGCCATCCATTTAAAGACGGCAGAGCCCAGGCCAAGGTGGAAACCGTTATCGGCAAGCCCGATATGCCCGGTATCGAACACGCCTATGTTGTCGCCCAATTCAAGCTGCCCGAGCAATTTGGTGCCGCTGCACAAAAGCAGGCGGACACAATTGCGGAGAAACTGACAACAGTTACCGGTGAGCGCACCGAACTTTCCGAGCTGGGCTTCGCAACTATCGATGCAGAAACCACTCGCGATATGGACGACGCTCTGGCCGTAAGCAGCCGTGACGGGGGCTGGACCCTGCACATTGCTATTGCAGACCCATCGTCGCTAATTGATGAGAACAGCCCCCTGGATAAAGAGGCGTTTAATCGGGCCCACAGCCAGTATTTACCGGGCGAAACCCTACCCATGCTGCCCCGCAACCTGTGTGAGAACCTGTTCTCCCTGGTTCCCGGCGAGCTGCGCCCCGCCCTGGTTATCCATATCGATATCGATAGCGATGGAACCATTGGCAATAGCCGCTATGAATTTGCCGCTATTCGCTCCCAGCACAAACTGAGCTATGAACAAGTCAGCCGCTTTATTGAGGGTGACGACTCCGCCGTGCCCCAGGAGCAACAGGACAGTCTGCGTAATTTGGCGGCAATCTACGAAGCGCGCGCCGCATACCGTGCCAGCCACTCACTGGCAATGGAAGATCGCCCGGACTATGAAATCCGCTTGAACGATCAGCGCAAGATCGAGCGTATCGAAAAGCAGGAACGCAATATCGCTCAGCGAATGGTCGAGGAAGCCATGCTCGCTACCAATATCAGCATGGGTGGCAAACTTGCTGAGATTGAGCAGGGTTGCTTCTCAGTTCACTTGGGCTTCCGCGAAGAGCGCATGGGAGAAGTTCGCAGCCTACTGAAAGAACTGCTGCCTGAGCATGCAGAGGCCGATCTGGGGCAACTGGAGCATTACCTTGCACTGGTTAAGCACCTGGAAAACCATGAAGAGCCACAGATGAACAACCTGCTCGCCGTGCTCAAGCGTATGCTGCGCCCGGGCCAGCTCGATAACAAGGTAGGGGCTCACCTGGGACTGGGCCTCGAGGCCTACGCCACCGTCACCTCTCCGATTCGCAAGTACAACGACCTGCACAACCACCGCGTTCTGCGCGCTGCTGCGCAGGGAGAGAAAGCCTCCACCCTGGCCGATGATAAAATTGAATCCCTGCAGGAAAGCCTGATTCGCGGTCGCCAGGCCAACCGAGCTCTGGAGCAATGGCTCTACGCTCAATTTATCGAGAAAAAAGTTGGCCAGGAATTTACAGGGAAAATTACCCTGGTAAACGGCGCAGGCATCGGCGTGCGACTCGACGACTTTGGTATTGACGGCTTTGTGCGCATGAATGGCGATAAGAAGAATCTGCCCGCCTTCGATGGCAAGCACCTGGTTCTTACGCACAATGAAAAACGCTTCCACCTAGAACAGGAAGTTTCAGTTAAAGTAGCGTCTGTCGATGTAGACAAACGACGCATCGCCTTTGAACTGAACGCTGAAAAAACTGAGGCTGCCGACGCGGCTCAAAAATAA
- a CDS encoding aminoacyl-histidine dipeptidase — protein sequence MSNIAELNPTPLWAHFSKLCEIPRPSKHEDRVVEHIVNFAKARGLGVQLDEIGNIVIKKPATPGMENRKTLALQSHVDMVPQKNADTEHDFLTDSIKPYVDGDWVTAEGTTLGADNGIGVAAILALMESTDIPHPALEALLTIDEEAGMTGAKNLKPGYFEADLLLNLDTEDEGELYIGCAGGVDVNVSLPYTPEAVLPSAEAVKLSVRGLRGGHSGLDIDKGRGNANKIANRIIHAALTQVPELRIASLDGGSLRNAIPRESFTTLVVPSVAVDKVQEIVKSESAQIARELDNEAALDITLEATETPVNTLDADSQLTLIRAIRCCPNGVERMSTALEGIAESSNNLARVVTMEENGEHRVKIQCLVRSLSDSARDQHGLNVAATFQLAGAETTLDNDYPGWTPNPDSPLLAMMKDVYKDMTGEEAEVKVIHAGLECGLLAKPYPNWDMVSFGPTIRRAHSPEEKVHIQSVANFWDYFIKVVQAIPTRD from the coding sequence ATGAGCAATATTGCTGAATTGAACCCAACTCCACTGTGGGCACACTTTTCCAAGCTCTGTGAAATTCCACGCCCATCCAAGCATGAAGACCGCGTAGTGGAGCATATCGTTAACTTCGCTAAAGCACGCGGCCTAGGCGTTCAGCTGGATGAAATCGGCAATATTGTTATCAAGAAGCCGGCCACTCCTGGTATGGAAAACCGCAAGACACTGGCTCTGCAGAGCCATGTGGATATGGTGCCGCAGAAGAATGCCGACACTGAGCACGACTTTCTCACTGACTCAATCAAACCCTACGTGGATGGAGACTGGGTAACTGCGGAAGGCACCACGCTCGGCGCAGACAATGGTATTGGTGTTGCCGCAATCCTGGCCCTGATGGAATCTACTGATATTCCCCACCCCGCCTTGGAAGCTCTGCTGACAATTGACGAAGAAGCGGGCATGACCGGCGCCAAGAATCTTAAGCCTGGCTATTTTGAAGCTGACCTGCTCCTCAATCTGGATACTGAAGATGAAGGCGAGCTGTATATCGGCTGTGCCGGCGGTGTCGACGTCAATGTCAGCCTGCCCTATACGCCAGAAGCGGTCCTGCCCAGTGCCGAAGCAGTAAAACTCTCTGTTCGCGGCCTCCGTGGCGGGCATTCAGGCTTGGATATCGACAAAGGCCGAGGCAATGCCAACAAGATCGCAAACCGCATTATCCACGCCGCTCTAACCCAGGTCCCTGAGCTGCGTATTGCCAGTCTGGATGGCGGTAGCCTGCGCAATGCGATTCCCCGCGAATCCTTCACAACCCTGGTCGTGCCTTCAGTAGCGGTCGATAAAGTACAGGAAATTGTAAAAAGCGAAAGCGCTCAAATTGCCCGTGAACTGGACAATGAAGCGGCACTGGACATCACCCTGGAAGCTACCGAAACTCCAGTCAACACCCTGGACGCAGATAGCCAATTGACCCTTATTCGCGCAATCCGCTGCTGCCCCAATGGTGTTGAGCGAATGAGCACTGCTCTCGAAGGCATTGCTGAATCATCCAACAATCTGGCCCGTGTTGTAACAATGGAGGAAAACGGTGAGCATCGAGTAAAAATCCAATGTCTTGTACGCAGCCTCTCTGACAGTGCCCGCGACCAACACGGCCTCAATGTCGCCGCCACCTTCCAGCTGGCAGGTGCAGAAACAACACTGGACAACGACTACCCTGGCTGGACACCAAATCCCGATTCTCCGCTGCTGGCGATGATGAAGGATGTCTATAAAGATATGACTGGCGAGGAAGCTGAAGTAAAAGTCATTCACGCCGGCCTGGAATGCGGATTGCTGGCCAAACCCTACCCCAACTGGGATATGGTTTCCTTTGGCCCAACCATTCGCCGCGCTCACTCTCCTGAAGAGAAGGTTCATATCCAGAGTGTCGCCAATTTCTGGGATTACTTTATTAAAGTGGTCCAGGCAATTCCCACTCGCGACTAA
- a CDS encoding class I SAM-dependent methyltransferase, with translation MKESYSLGAKASEQKRLLLQRKIYGDTEDIHFPSNYQVAEFGCGAGANLWIAQEVSAGSYIGLDIQSAQLNKAEQTAQMLGLCNTEFKLCNAEKSGLADSSVDAAFVRLVLIHLPNPKTMLQEMIRVVRPGGRLIIHEPYDATYYTGPDKFNLMKCFRARNTLAYGNGRGSPEIAVNLFPVLSSLKISEVVVSPHVINANGKSDGIRCKNLLENIIGLIEPVSAELIAQSKITPEEWKSAQQEAGIVTAYTFHTQTLWKATAQVI, from the coding sequence ATGAAGGAGAGTTATTCACTTGGTGCAAAAGCCTCAGAGCAGAAACGCCTGCTGTTACAGAGGAAAATCTACGGGGATACAGAAGACATACATTTTCCTTCAAACTATCAAGTAGCAGAGTTTGGTTGTGGTGCAGGCGCCAATCTCTGGATTGCGCAAGAGGTATCCGCTGGTAGTTATATTGGCCTCGACATACAGTCTGCCCAGTTAAACAAAGCCGAGCAAACGGCCCAAATGTTGGGGCTTTGCAACACAGAATTTAAGCTCTGTAACGCAGAAAAATCAGGGTTAGCAGATTCATCGGTAGATGCAGCTTTTGTACGCTTGGTTTTGATACATCTTCCAAACCCAAAAACCATGCTGCAAGAAATGATTCGCGTTGTACGCCCCGGTGGCAGACTTATTATTCACGAGCCTTACGACGCAACCTATTACACTGGCCCCGACAAGTTCAACCTAATGAAATGCTTCCGTGCACGTAATACGCTGGCCTACGGCAATGGGCGCGGTTCTCCTGAAATAGCCGTTAATCTTTTTCCAGTACTATCCTCCCTAAAGATCAGCGAAGTTGTAGTTTCACCCCATGTGATCAATGCCAATGGAAAAAGTGACGGGATTAGGTGTAAAAACTTACTGGAAAATATCATTGGACTTATAGAGCCTGTATCCGCAGAGTTAATTGCACAGAGCAAAATCACCCCTGAAGAATGGAAATCTGCACAACAAGAGGCCGGTATAGTTACCGCATACACTTTCCACACACAAACGCTTTGGAAAGCTACCGCCCAAGTTATCTAG
- a CDS encoding polysaccharide deacetylase family protein, whose protein sequence is MHKRNLEGYAGRPPHPRWPDQARIAIQFVLNLEEGSESTKLNGDTQSESYLHELPGRPARVGGRDFSVESMYEYGSRAGVWRLLDIFNTYNVPLTVFATGQALELNPILALALVEAGHEIAGHGYRWIDYKDTPKGREKHDIQLTVKIIEQLTARPPFGWYTGRVSSHTKSLVREIDGLLYTSDSYSDDLPFWEQKSDSLVVIPYTLVNNDIQYLLPSGCTTADDFFLLLKGAFDQLWREGSVSPKLMSVGLHGRVSGHPARAAGVYRFLKYIQRFEPIWICRRNEVAQHWISNFSTAR, encoded by the coding sequence ATGCACAAGAGAAATCTGGAGGGTTACGCTGGGCGTCCGCCTCATCCCCGCTGGCCTGATCAGGCCCGCATTGCAATTCAGTTTGTCTTGAATTTAGAGGAGGGGTCAGAATCCACCAAGTTAAACGGCGATACCCAATCTGAATCTTACCTGCATGAACTTCCTGGCAGGCCTGCACGGGTTGGAGGGCGGGATTTCAGTGTAGAGAGTATGTATGAGTATGGTTCTCGCGCTGGTGTCTGGCGGCTTCTCGATATCTTTAATACTTACAACGTACCTTTAACAGTTTTTGCTACCGGTCAGGCGTTAGAGCTTAATCCGATTTTAGCGCTAGCCCTGGTTGAAGCGGGACATGAGATTGCTGGCCATGGATACCGGTGGATTGATTATAAAGATACTCCTAAGGGTCGAGAAAAACACGATATTCAGCTCACTGTTAAGATAATCGAGCAGTTAACCGCTAGGCCTCCGTTTGGGTGGTATACAGGCCGGGTAAGCTCCCATACTAAATCATTGGTACGAGAAATTGATGGATTACTGTATACGTCAGATTCCTACAGTGATGATTTGCCATTCTGGGAACAGAAATCAGATTCATTGGTGGTGATTCCCTACACCTTGGTGAATAACGATATTCAGTACCTGCTGCCCAGTGGGTGCACGACTGCCGATGATTTCTTTTTATTGCTAAAAGGCGCTTTCGATCAGCTTTGGCGGGAAGGGAGCGTGAGCCCTAAGTTGATGAGTGTTGGACTACATGGGCGAGTCAGCGGCCACCCTGCCAGGGCTGCTGGAGTTTATCGTTTCTTGAAATATATCCAGCGATTTGAACCCATTTGGATTTGTCGCCGCAACGAGGTAGCGCAACATTGGATCTCCAATTTCTCTACCGCTAGATAA
- a CDS encoding GNAT family N-acetyltransferase produces the protein MHESFTVREMTRKEVGLLVDWAALEGWNPGLHDAEIFWKTDPEAYIAAEVRGDLIGGGAITAYGDDFGFMGFFIVRPEFRGHGFGNRLWYIRRDRLKTRLRPDASIGMDGVFAMQDYYARGGFNFSHRNLRYRVELSAFEGVSTQCPDEVIQLSEVSFDQIIAYDRTCFPASRRVFLKAWISQPEALSLGYVQFGSLCGYGVIRRCRNGCKVGPLFANSYKVADTLLKRLVSFADDGPIFLDVPENNPAAMSLAKHYGMEEVFGCARMYLGPMPDIARDRIFGVTTFELG, from the coding sequence ATGCATGAATCATTTACTGTTCGGGAGATGACACGTAAAGAAGTGGGTTTACTGGTTGACTGGGCTGCACTTGAAGGCTGGAATCCGGGGTTGCACGATGCAGAAATTTTCTGGAAAACAGATCCAGAAGCTTACATTGCGGCGGAAGTTCGGGGTGACTTGATTGGAGGAGGGGCAATTACTGCGTACGGTGATGATTTCGGTTTTATGGGATTCTTTATCGTTAGGCCTGAATTCAGAGGTCATGGGTTTGGTAATAGACTTTGGTATATTCGACGGGACCGCTTAAAAACCCGGTTGAGGCCTGATGCAAGCATCGGTATGGATGGGGTATTTGCGATGCAGGATTACTATGCCCGCGGCGGTTTTAACTTCTCCCATCGGAATCTCCGTTATCGAGTCGAGCTTTCTGCTTTTGAGGGTGTGAGTACTCAATGCCCTGATGAAGTTATCCAGCTTAGTGAAGTTTCTTTCGATCAAATAATTGCTTACGACAGGACCTGCTTTCCCGCAAGTAGACGGGTATTTCTGAAAGCATGGATTTCCCAGCCAGAGGCTCTGAGTTTGGGCTATGTCCAATTTGGAAGTCTTTGTGGCTATGGTGTAATCAGGCGTTGCCGCAATGGATGTAAAGTCGGTCCTCTGTTTGCAAATAGCTATAAAGTGGCAGATACGTTGCTGAAGCGACTGGTCTCATTTGCAGATGATGGGCCTATCTTTCTGGATGTGCCGGAAAATAATCCTGCGGCTATGTCGCTGGCCAAGCACTATGGAATGGAGGAAGTTTTTGGCTGCGCAAGGATGTACCTGGGGCCAATGCCAGATATTGCGCGGGACCGAATTTTTGGTGTAACGACATTTGAGCTGGGTTGA
- a CDS encoding linear amide C-N hydrolase, whose product MKRISCFSKAINSVMVFVVVVLCLLEPRSSIACTRILYETGDKTYITARSMDWSDTDAAMAFWVFPQGMERNGGLGPKSITWTSKFGSIVISIYDAATTDGLNEKGLVGNLLYLAEADYGSAADRDKPTISVGAWLQYILDNYATVDAAVKGLKSDPFTVVGADLPNGRPASTHIAISDPSGDSAIFEYLDGVLKIHHGKQFTVMTNSPPYDQQLAINSYWNSIGGQNFLPGTISAADRFVRASYALKTSPEYKKYRDALASAFSQIRAVSVPLGMDDPDKPNIASTLWRSVIDQKSSRYYFDSVINPSVIWLDMDSVSIEPGSKVMTMKLDTPMDTGGEVASKLSPSEPFKFLAPGS is encoded by the coding sequence GTGAAAAGGATTTCATGTTTTTCTAAAGCTATAAACTCCGTTATGGTTTTTGTTGTTGTAGTGCTGTGCCTACTCGAGCCCAGGTCTTCGATTGCTTGTACCCGAATACTCTATGAAACTGGTGATAAGACCTATATTACTGCCCGTAGCATGGACTGGAGTGATACCGATGCAGCTATGGCATTTTGGGTTTTTCCTCAGGGGATGGAGCGCAATGGTGGCTTGGGCCCAAAATCTATTACTTGGACATCGAAGTTTGGCTCAATTGTTATCAGTATTTACGATGCGGCTACAACTGATGGGCTCAATGAAAAGGGCCTCGTAGGCAACCTTTTATACTTGGCTGAGGCAGATTATGGGAGTGCTGCCGATAGGGATAAGCCGACTATCTCTGTTGGGGCCTGGTTGCAATACATCCTGGATAACTACGCAACGGTTGATGCTGCGGTAAAGGGGTTAAAGAGTGACCCATTCACTGTGGTTGGCGCAGACCTTCCCAATGGGAGACCGGCAAGTACACATATTGCAATTTCAGACCCCAGTGGTGATTCCGCTATTTTTGAATATCTTGATGGTGTGCTAAAGATCCATCACGGTAAGCAGTTTACGGTAATGACTAATTCTCCTCCTTATGATCAGCAACTGGCAATCAATTCCTATTGGAATTCAATTGGAGGCCAAAACTTTCTACCGGGTACAATTAGTGCGGCGGACAGGTTTGTACGGGCGAGTTATGCTTTAAAAACATCACCAGAATATAAAAAGTATCGCGATGCATTAGCATCCGCATTCTCCCAAATTCGTGCTGTCAGCGTGCCGCTGGGAATGGATGATCCAGATAAACCCAATATAGCCTCAACATTGTGGCGGTCGGTTATTGATCAAAAAAGTAGCCGCTACTATTTCGACTCTGTTATTAATCCATCAGTAATTTGGTTGGATATGGATAGTGTTTCTATTGAGCCGGGATCTAAAGTAATGACAATGAAATTAGATACTCCAATGGATACTGGTGGGGAAGTGGCATCTAAGTTGAGTCCTTCAGAACCCTTTAAGTTCCTCGCTCCAGGTAGCTGA
- a CDS encoding VOC family protein, which yields MNSIGRLVILVNNYEEAIAFYRDKLGFEVFIDSQAAPHRFVHIRLPAQKDMGIWLFQATSESQQKKVGAQTAGQPCAVIYTDNFDREYKKLAKNGVHFSKPPTSEGGAEFAHFEDLYGNEFILVELQKETVD from the coding sequence ATGAACTCAATTGGCAGACTGGTAATCCTAGTCAACAACTATGAAGAAGCTATTGCCTTTTATCGTGACAAATTGGGGTTTGAAGTATTTATTGACTCTCAAGCAGCACCACATCGATTTGTTCATATTCGACTTCCGGCACAAAAAGATATGGGTATATGGTTATTTCAGGCAACTTCTGAAAGCCAGCAAAAGAAAGTGGGAGCACAAACTGCAGGGCAGCCTTGTGCCGTTATTTATACAGATAATTTTGACAGAGAATATAAAAAACTTGCAAAAAATGGCGTTCACTTCAGCAAGCCACCCACTTCTGAAGGGGGTGCAGAGTTTGCCCACTTTGAAGATCTCTACGGCAACGAATTTATTTTAGTTGAACTACAAAAAGAAACCGTAGATTAA